The Aquipuribacter sp. SD81 genomic sequence GACGACGTGGAACGCGGCCGCGCGGTTCCAGGGCCAGCACGACACCGACCTGAGCGAGGCCGGGCGCTCGCAGGCCGAGGCGGCGGCGGCCCCGCTCGCGGCGGCGCTCGCGGACCGGGCGCCGCGGCTCGTCGCCAGCGACCTGCGCCGGGCCCGCGACACCGCCGACCCGCTCGCGGCCGCGCTCGGCGTCCCGGTGCTCCCCGACCCGCGCCTGCGCGAGGTCGCGGCCGGCACGTGGCAGGGCCTGCTGCAGCCGGAGATCTCCGCGCTCGACCCGGAGCGGTACCGCGCGTGGCGCAGCGGCGAGGACGTACCGCTCGGCGGCGCCGAGCGACCGAGCGAGGCGGGCGCCCGGGTGGCCGGGGCCGTCCTCGAGCACCTGCCCCACGAGCAGGACGGCGACGGTGTGCT encodes the following:
- a CDS encoding histidine phosphatase family protein, which codes for MAGLVVLLRHGETTWNAAARFQGQHDTDLSEAGRSQAEAAAAPLAAALADRAPRLVASDLRRARDTADPLAAALGVPVLPDPRLREVAAGTWQGLLQPEISALDPERYRAWRSGEDVPLGGAERPSEAGARVAGAVLEHLPHEQDGDGVLVAVGHGASARAAVAHLLGLPALRGSLVPLGNLAAAVLERTGDGRERWRLRGWNVPPHAVAAVLAASGAAPVAVT